From a single Rosa rugosa chromosome 7, drRosRugo1.1, whole genome shotgun sequence genomic region:
- the LOC133722326 gene encoding polygalacturonase At1g48100, whose translation MKKLSKLSLMCVLFFGFFLLSTQARWHNHTKHSKHNHPHKISYISQPPSTSPGPTASYSPPPEEPKNPYNSTPGVFDVRSYGAVGDGQTDDTQAFKMAWDTACQSESPAKLLVPNHFTFMIQSTIFTGPCLSGLVLQVDGTIVPPDGPESWPKNNSRRQWLVFYRINELSLQGGGVIDGRGDKWWHLPCKPHMGINGTTLPGPCDSPVAIRFFMSSNLTVQGLRIKNSPQFHFRFDGCRNVHVESISISAPARSPNTDGIHIENTNDVKIYNSVISNGDDCVSIGSGCYDVDIRNITCGPGHGISIGSLGNHNSRACVKNITVRDSIIRVSDNGVRIKTWQGGSGAVSGVTFSNIHMDNVRNPIMIDQFYCLTKKCINQTAAVYVSDILYSGIKGTYDVRNAPMHFACSDSLPCTNLTLSDVELLPAVGDMMSDPYCWNAYGQLQTLTIPPVSCLLEGTPRSLLSDEIDHC comes from the exons ATGAAGAAACTTTCCAAATTGTCACTAATGTGCGTTTTATTCTTTGGCTTCTTTCTTCTGTCAACCCAAGCCAGATGGCATAACCATACCAAACACAGCAAGCACAACCACCCTCACAAGATTTCTTACATTTCACAGCCTCCTTCCACTTCACCTGGACCTACTGCTAGCTATAGCCCTCCTCCCGAAGAGCCTAAGAATCCATACAACTCCACACCTGGTGTTTTTGATGTTCGATCATATGGGGCTGTTGGGGATGGCCAAACAGATGACACACAGGCATTTAAGATGGCTTGGGACACAGCCTGCCAAAGTGAATCACCAGCAAAGTTACTTGTTCCGAACCATTTCACATTCATGATTCAGTCCACAATATTTACCGGTCCCTGCCTTTCAGGCCTGGTGTTACAG GTTGATGGGACTATAGTACCACCTGATGGACCAGAGTCCTGGCCAAAAAACAACAGCAGGCGCCAATGGCTTGTCTTTTATCGAATCAACGAGCTGTCGCTGCAAGGGGGTGGTGTTATAGATGGGAGAGGAGACAAATGGTGGCATCTTCCCTGCAAACCCCACATG GGGATAAATGGAACCACCTTGCCCGGACCATGTGATAGCCCAGTT GCCATTAGGTTTTTCATGAGCTCTAACTTGACAGTACAAGGTCTTAGGATTAAGAACAGCCCCCAATTCCACTTCAGATTTGATGGCTGCAGGAATGTGCATGTAGAGTCCATTTCTATATCAGCTCCTGCTCGAAGTCCAAATACAGATGGGATTCACATAGAGAATACTAATGATGTCAAAATTTATAATTCAGTCATTTCTAATG GTGATGATTGTGTATCAATTGGATCAGGCTGTTATGATGTAGACATAAGAAACATCACTTGTGGTCCTGGTCATGGAATCAG CATTGGGAGTCTAGGAAACCACAACTCGCGAGCATGTGTGAAAAATATTACAGTTCGAGACTCAATAATTAGAGTTTCGGATAATGGAGTTCGGATCAAGACATGGCAGGGTGGATCCGGAGCAGTATCTGGAGTAACATTCAGTAACATTCACATGGACAATGTTAGGAACCCGATAATGATTGATCAATTTTACTGCCTTACTAAGAAGTGCATCAATCAAACTGCAGCGGTATATGTATCGGACATCCTATACTCGGGCATAAAGGGAACCTATGATGTCCGGAATGCTCCAATGCATTTTGCCTGCAGTGATTCTCTGCCATGCACTAACTTAACACTCTCAGATGTTGAGCTTCTTCCTGCTGTAGGAGATATGATGTCAGACCCTTATTGTTGGAATGCTTATGGACAACTGCAAACGCTTACTATTCCGCCGGTCTCTTGCTTGTTGGAGGGTACTCCTAGATCTTTACTGAGCGATGAAATAGACCATTGCTGA